The sequence ataaaatattcctCCCTGTGACTTTTCTTCATGGAGTgacattttatttcttataattattTATGTCAAGAAGATGTACCATTCTCGAGCTATTCAACGAGAATGGCCCCTACCTATGTATATATCTAAGACTGTGCTCCTGAAGAGCTGGATATTTGTATAGACGCGGTAAGGAAGATTTCTTTTCCTTTAGATTTTAGGGTAAAATACCCGAagctaataaaacttttctgaaGGATCGGGTGATGACTAAACGATGGCTAATGATGACAAGGAAGCTATCAGTTTCTGAGAAGTCACAAAACATTATCTTGTGAAATATACACATTAGCCTTACCTTGTATGGAAGGTTAGTACCAATTTCTCTTTCTCACTTAATTAGCTTCTATAGGAACTTGTTGAAACATTGATATGAAatctaacatatttttttttattatattaaaattatatccCTAATTCTAATTTAAGTAATTGCcccattttatttacaaattaatttatgtttCGATAGTTatacttaattatttatttttcatataaatataaaactaattattataaaatagtaaacgaatacaaaaatcacattagaaatttaacaaatatggcaaTGAACACTGTTACAATGGAGAGTTTCAGCATGGAACTGGAATTACACAAATTATTCATGCAGACTTTGCAGGAATCCGGAATCATGTCATCGCCGACCTCTTCTTTAACCACATCACAGGCAGATTTTTCAGTTGGTATGGCCACACAACCCTTCTTCATTTTAGTTTGATCATTGTctgttgtaaaaaaataacaatagaaGGTATTCATTTATTTGTAAGATCAAGtgaaagttttataaatttaagtatctattgttttgaactttgaacagaaacatatttttttaatattttaatttaatatgagTAGAAAGCTTTACAGCCTAACCACAgaagccttaaagtcgattttaagttcataaagttgattattattttaaatttcgtaccaaaatataaattttaaatataatttaaaatgttgttttattatttcaaaaaaagctttttgttttgaacttttatgtacattttgtttttttaattttttgaaatttctttttattatttacattcattgaaaaatattttcaattatttgaatgtatatgttggaaaaagttttgaagctttttcaaataaaaacaaaagttccattttaaaataaagtcgactttaacaataattaactttaaaatttctttcatagttaggcTGTTAAAGTTTATAATCaaattacaaacatatttacaaaattgtatGCATTATTGAGCTTTTACACTAATTGAgagtttaaaagcttttatatcTTATGAAATTTATGTTTCATAATTGTCATCACATGAAATGAAGAGTACAAATGCTCAtaacttcaacaaatagataactatggtgtaaaatacccagcagataaatttagcaaaaaggtaacttaatattaatttcaaatcaatatctacctGTAAACTTTACCAAATATTtgtactccataagtaactaaacTCTGacagatatctatttgttgaaattactggCATTCGTCTTAGAGTACGTACCTTTATATTCCACAGAGAAACAGCTATAACCTAAACTGTCAGCAGTATCTCGACGATTGCGTGAAATGAGGcgataattattaattaatatggCTGATGGTGAAATGGAACGCTTAGATAGCGATTTTTGTGCTGGTGCTGGTGGAGGTGCAACATCGGTTGTTATTACGGGATCAGAAGTTGTTGTAGCAGGTTCTCCAGTTGTTGTTACGGGATCAGCAGTTGTTGTAGCAGGTCCTCCAGTTGTTGTAGCAGGTTCTAGAGTTGTTGTAGCAGGATCAACAGTTGTTGTAGCAGGTCCTCCAGTTGTTGTAGCAGGATCAACTGTTGTTGTAGCAGGATCAACTGTTGTTGTAGCAGGATCAACAGTTGTTGTAGCAGGTTCTCCAGTTGTTGTTACGGGATCAGCAGTTGTTGTAGCAGGTCCTCCAGTTGTTGTAGCAGGTTCTAGAGTTGTTGTAGCAGGATCAGCAGTTGTTGTAGCAGGTCCTCCAGTTGTTGTAGCAGGATCAACTGTTGTTGTAGCAGGATCAACTGTTGTTGTAGCAGGATCAACAGTTGTTGTAGCAGGTTCTCCAGTTGTTGTTACGGGATCAGCAGTTGTTGTAGCAGGTCCTCCAGTTGTTGTAGCAGGATCAACTGTTGTTGTAGCAGGATCAACAGTTGTTGTAGCAGGTTCTCCAGTTGTTGTTACTGGATCAACAGTTGTTGTGCCTGGAGCATTAACGGTAGTGGTTTCTGGTCCAATAGTTGTTGTTGCAGGGTCTACTGTTGTTGTTCCCGGGGCATCAACAGTTGTTGTTGTAGGTTCTCCCGTCGTTGATTCGCCAGCTCCAGTTGATGTTTCAGGTTCACCTGAACCAGATTCTGTAGTTTCAGTTCCACTTGTTGGATCCGTTGTTGGTTCAGGCTCTGGTGTTGTGATTTCCTCTGGACCACAACGTTCCTGCCGCATGGTTGACTTATCATTGCAATCATCACCATCGCAGACATAACACTGTAAAATTTGTGctgtaagtaaaaaaaaacaacaaattttaattatatgtaGATAGATATTTTTccttaaattctttaaattatgtATTCGTCTAGCTGGACTTTAAATACCAGCTGAGACTTTTTTcatttctagttctagttcagttctagttcagttctagttcagttctagttcagttctagttcagttctagttcagttctagttcagttctagttcagttctagttcagttctagttcagttctagttcagttctagttcagttctagttcagttctagttcagttctagttcagttctagttcagttctagttcagttctagttcagttctagttcagttctagttcagttctagttcagttctagttcagttctagttcagttctagttcagttctagttcagttctagttcagttctagttcagttctagttcagttctagttcagttctagttcagttctagttcagttctagttcagttctagttcagttctagttcagttctagttcagttctagttcagttctagttcagttctagttcagttctagttcagttctagttcagttctagttcagttctagttcagttctagttcagttctagttcagttctagttcagttctagttcagttctagttcagttgcgTAAATTCTAGATCATTTATAAAGCTAAAtagtttaatgtttatttattaagcttgctattttttattcaaaactttatataaaaataaaatctttctttttttta comes from Calliphora vicina chromosome 2, idCalVici1.1, whole genome shotgun sequence and encodes:
- the Mur29B gene encoding mucin-2, translating into MKLIYVFLLVALAAYTKAQILQCYVCDGDDCNDKSTMRQERCGPEEITTPEPEPTTDPTSGTETTESGSGEPETSTGAGESTTGEPTTTTVDAPGTTTVDPATTTIGPETTTVNAPGTTTVDPVTTTGEPATTTVDPATTTVDPATTTGGPATTTADPVTTTGEPATTTVDPATTTVDPATTTVDPATTTGGPATTTADPATTTLEPATTTGGPATTTADPVTTTGEPATTTVDPATTTVDPATTTVDPATTTGGPATTTVDPATTTLEPATTTGGPATTTADPVTTTGEPATTTSDPVITTDVAPPPAPAQKSLSKRSISPSAILINNYRLISRNRRDTADSLGYSCFSVEYKDNDQTKMKKGCVAIPTEKSACDVVKEEVGDDMIPDSCKVCMNNLCNSSSMLKLSIVTVFIAIFVKFLM